One window from the genome of Montipora foliosa isolate CH-2021 chromosome 5, ASM3666993v2, whole genome shotgun sequence encodes:
- the LOC138002227 gene encoding uncharacterized protein, which yields MYLAPLQDIILSHNLNCMFYADDTQIYITLNPNNPTCSTDILRSCIEDVISWNTKNMLKCNQGKTEVVLFSSRFTKNYELLPTFSFGNNTIVVTKEARNLGVMFDENLSSMSQINLICKKAMLSIRSTGRIKKYLSKDDLARVVNAFVIPHLDYCNSVLYGLPKSQLDKLERVQNVAARLVSGVRKQDHISPTLKALHWLPIEKRIIFKILLMTYKTLNGLAPSYLTTLITRYRPTRKLRSSSRSTLQVPRVKTSTYGDRAFSSAAPKLWNSLPDRIKSKQSLSSFKSSLKTFLFKSAYSC from the coding sequence ATGTACTTAGCTCCGCTTCAGGATATCATACTTAGCCATAATTTAAACTGTATgttctatgctgatgacacacaGATCTACATCACTCTGAACCCCAATAATCCAACTTGTTCTACTGATATTCTTAGATCATGCATAGAAGATGTGATATCATGGAATACAAAGAACATGCTCAAgtgcaatcagggaaaaactgAAGTTGTTCTTTTCTCCTCGCGATTTACTAAGAACTATGAATTATTGCCAACCTTTTCCTTTGGAAATAACACGATCGTAGTCACAAAAGAGGCTCGTAACCTTGGTGTAATGTTTGATGAGAACCTTTCTTCCATGTCACAAATCAATCTGATATGTAAGAAGGCTATGTTATCGATAAGGTCGACTGGTCGCATCAAGAAGTATCTCTCAAAAGATGATCTAGCACGTGTAGTTAATGCATTTGTCATCCCTCAtcttgactattgcaatagtgtGCTATATGGTCTTCCCAAGTCTCAACTTGACAAGCTTGAAAGGGTCCAAAATGTCGCAGCTCGTCTAGTCAGCGGAGTTCGCAAACAAGACCACATTTCGCCAACTCTGAAAGCTCTTCATTGGCTACCCATTGAAAAACGGATCATTTTCAAGATTCTATTAATGACATATAAGACTTTGAATGGACTTGCTCCAAGCTACTTGACAACTCTAATCACTCGCTACCGTCCAACACGTAAATTGCGCTCATCGAGTCGTTCAACCCTGCAAGTACCACGTGTGAAAACATCCACCTATGGTGACCGGGCGTTTTCTTCTGCAGCACCAAAACTTTGGAACTCACTTCCCGACCGCATAAAATCAAAGCAGTCACTTTCGTCGTTCAAGTCATCactcaaaacatttttatttaaatcagcATACTCCTGCTGA